The Paraburkholderia caffeinilytica genome segment GAGCGGCGCGCAGGTGCGCTTCGAGCATGTGAACTTCTCGTATGAGCCGGCGCGGCAGATTCTGCACGACGTGAGCTTCACGATTCCGGCGGGCGGCACCACGGCGGTGGTCGGTCATAGCGGTTCGGGCAAATCGACGCTCGCGCGGCTGATGTTCCGCTTCTACGACCTGGACCGCACAACGGGCGGCGCTATTACCATCGACGGCCAGGATATTCGCGACGTCACGCAGGATTCGCTGCGTGCCTCGATCGGCATCGTGCCGCAGGACACCGTGCTGTTCAACGATTCGATCTACTACAACATCGCCTACGGCCGGCCGTCGGCCACGCGCGAGGAAGTGATCGCGGCGGCGCGTGCGGCGCATATTCACGACTTCATCGAAGGGCTGCCGAAGGGGTACGAAACCGCGGTCGGCGAGCGTGGCCTGAAGTTGTCCGGCGGAGAAAAGCAGCGTGTCGCGATTGCCCGGACCATTCTCAAGAATCCGCCGATCCTGCTGTTCGACGAGGCGACGTCGGCGCTCGACTCGCGTTCGGAACGCGCGATCCAGCATGAACTCGATCAGATCGCCCGCGAGCGCACGACGCTGATCATCGCGCATCGGCTTTCCACGGTGGTGCACGCACAGCAAATCATCGTGATGGATAAAGGACGGATCGTCGAGCGAGGGACGCACGCCGAGTTGCTGAGTGCGAACGGCCTCTTCGCGCAGATGTGGGCGTTGCAGCAGCAACGTGCCGCGGAGGCGCCGGAGTCGGCGGAAACGGTGGCGAATGGCGGGCGGTGAGCAAGCGGCAGGCGCACAGCGCCTGCTTGTTGGATGACCCGTCGACCTGGGCATGTCGAATGTTCGACGCTGGGCGAGCGGCGTCGATCGCTCAGCCTGGAGCGTTGCTCGTCGCCTCACGTGCAGTATGGCGCCCCGTCGCTCAACGCCGTGTGGCCTGCAATTAGCGTGCGCTCAAACGCTGATCCAGACTCTGCAACTGCGCCGCTGTGCCGACGTTTTCCCACAGGCCCTCATACAACTCCCCACTCGCGAGACCACGCGCAATCGTCTCGCGATAGTAGGGCGTAAGCGCGCGCCGCGTGCCGCTCGGCAGATCGCGGAACATGCGCGTGTCGTAGAGTGCGATGCTGCCGAACGTCAAGCGTGGCTGCGCGTCGAGCGACAGCACGCCGTCGATCAGACCGAAATCGCCGTTCGGATGAAACGCCGGATTCGCCACCATCACCAGATGCATGCCCGGCTCGGGCAGCGCCTTCAGTGTGTCGACATGCGCGTTCAGCGTGGCGTAGTCGAAATCGGCGTACACGTCGCCGGCGATTGCGGCGAACACTTCGCCGGCGTCGTCATCCTCCAGCAGCGGCAGCGCGTGCGCGATCCCGCCCGCCGTTTCCAGCGCTTCATGCTCGGCCGAATAGCGCAGTTGCACGCCCCAGCGCGAACCGTCGCCGAGCGCGGCTTCGATCCGCTCGCCGAGCCATGCATGGTTGATCACAATGGTTTGAAAGCCGGCGCGCGCGAGGCGTTCGATCTGCCACACGATCAGCGGTTTGCCGCCCACTTCGAGCAGAGGCTTTGGGCACGTGTCGGTCAGCGGACGCATGCGCTCGCCGCGCCCGGCGGCGAAGATCATCGCTTTCTTCAGAGACATCGTCATCGGTCAGAACGTATAGCCGACTTCATTCGCGCGGCCTTCGAGATCGTCGAGCAGTTTTGCGAACGGACGCAGCAGCGCATAGCGCTCCGCCACCTTGCGGGCATAGCCGATGAAGCGCGGCAGATCCTTCATGTAATGCGGCTTGCTGTCGCGGTAGTTGATCCGGCAGAACAGCCCCAGCACCTTGATGTGCCGTTGCAACCCCATCCATTCGAGCTGACGGTAGAACTCGCCGAAATCCGGATCGACCGGCAGGCCGGCTTTTTTCGCGCGCTCCCAGTAGTACACGAAGCAATCCAGCTCGAACTCTTCGTCCCAGCCAAGGAACGCATCGCGCAGCAATGAGGCGACGTCGTATGTGATCGGGCCGTACACCGCGTCCTGGAAGTCCAGCACGCCGGGATTCAGCGGCGAGGGCGCCAGCTTCGGCGCGGCGGCGACCATCAGATTGCGCGGCATGAAATCGCGCAGCATGAACACTTGCGGCTGCGCCCGGGCGCTGGCGATCAGCAGCGCGAAGGTGCGATCGAGCAGCGCACGGGTCTTCTCGTCGACCTCGCGGCCCAGGTGGCGGCCGATGAACCACTCCGGCATCAGCTCCATCTCGCGGCGCAGGAAGGCTTCGTCGAACGGCGGCAGCACGCCTTCGCGCGACGTGAGTTGCCAGCGGATCAGCGCGTCGAGCGCGTCGCGCATCAACGTGCGGGCACGGCGCGGGTCATCGCCGCTTTGCGCCCCGGTCAGCGCGCCGAGGTACGAATCGGTGCCGAGATCGGTGACGAGCATGAAGCCGGTGTCGAAATCGACCTCGAGCACGCGTGGCACATGCACGCCGGCGGTGTCGAGCAACTGCGCGACCTGCACAAATTCGCGGCACTTTTCGGGCGGTGGGGCATCGACGGCGATCAGCGTGCCCGCGCTTTCGCCTTCCACCGCCTTACCGGCGACCCGGAAATAGCGGCGAAAACTGGCGTCGGACGAAGCCGGTGCAAGTGTGTCGAGATCGAGCGCATAGCGCGCTGCGCGGGCGTTCAGCCAGGCCTTGAGCAATTCGAGGCGGCTGTCGGAAGAATCCTGGGTAGCGTTTTTGGCAGGGAGCAGCGTCATGAAAACCGGCGGCAAATTCAGAGGGACAACGTCTTGCCATATAATACCCCACGACTTTTTTGACGCGACTCACGCCAGCTTTCGCGCGTTCCGCTTCACCGCCCGCCTCATCGTTCTACAGATTGTAAATATTGATGTGCAGCCGACTGTCACGGTCGGGGTGTGCAGGCGGTGGATCGTGACTGCAGAAGCTGATGGACGGGCCGATTCGCCAAACGATACATGCCGCCTAGACAGCTTTCCCAAACGACTCCCTCTTGTGCCGTAGTGCCGCGCAAAAGGCGGCTCGTCGCGGCGTTGATCGCCGTTCCGGGCCTGATGCCCGCGCTTGCGCACGCCCAGCTGGTGGGGGAAGCCGCGCAGCCGCAGCCTATCGACGCGCCATGGGGCATGCAGCTCGCCCCGCAGCTCGAAGAACATCCGTTGCAGGCCGGCCAGAAGGCGGCCACCTTCGTGCTCGGCGACACGGCGAGCGGCACCACCGACCAGGACATGGCCGCGAAAGGCTCGGCCGAGGTGCGGCGCAATACCTTCGTCATCAAGGCCGACGCGCTGCACTACGATCAGGACACGGACATGGCCGACGCCTACGGCCGGGTTCACCTGAACAACAACGGCGCCACGTTCGCCGGGCCCGAAGCGCATATGCGGGTGGACTCGAGCGAAGGCTACATGTCCGCACCGAAGTACCACTTCAACGTGACCGGTGGCTCGGGCAGCGCGGAGCGCGTGGACCTGCTCGACAATGAGCGCTCGGTGTTCACGAAGGGCACGTACACGGCTTGTGCGTGCGCGGACAATCCGGCGTGGTACATCAAGGGCAGCGAGTTCGATTTCGACACCGGCGCGGACGAAGGCGTTGCGTACAACAGCGTGCTGTTCTTCCAGGGCGTGCCGGTATTCGCTTCGCCGTGGCTGTCGTTCCCGCTGTCGGGCGAACGGCGCAGCGGCGTCTTGCCGCCCACGTTCTCGCTCAGTTCGTCGAACGGCTTCGAACTGTCGGTGCCGTACTACTTCAACATCGCGCCGAATCGCGACCTGACGGTCACCCCGCGTCTGATCTCGAAGCGCGGCGTGCAGTTGCAGTCGACCTTCCGCTATCTGTCGCCCACCTATTCGGGGTCGATCACCGGTGAATTCCTGCCTGACGACCACCTGACCAAGACTAACCGCTACGCGCTGTACATCCAGCACAACCAGAACTTCGGCAACGGGTTCGGCGGTTACATCTACTACAACAAGGTTTCGGACAACACCTATCCGGAAGACCTGTCGTCGTCGGTCAGTCAGTTCATGAACGGCACCCAGCTCCTGTATCAACAGGAAGCCGGGTTGACCTACAACAACGGTCCATGGTCCGTGCTCGCCCGTGAACAGCACTGGCAGACGCTGACGCCTTCGGTGGCGCCGTACGGCCGCGAGCCGCAGTTGAACGTGAAGTACGCGAAGTACAACGTCGGCGGCTTCGACTACGGCGCGGAAGCGGACTACACGAATTTCCGCATTACCACGGCGGACGCGACCCAGGGTCAGCGGGTGATGTTCAACCCGTACCTGTCGTATTCGGTGGTCGGGCCGGGTTACTTCGTCACGCCGAAGGTGCAGTGGCACTTTGCGTCGTACAACCTGAACAATATCGGCACCGACGTGCCGAGCGGCACGCCGAAGAATTTCACCGAATCGATCCCGACGCTCAGCTTCGACACCGGGCTGATTTTCGACCGTTCGGTGCGGATCTTCGGCGAGGATTACATCCAGACGCTGGAGCCGCGGCTCTATTACGTCTACACACCGTACCGCAACCAGGCGTCCGCGCCGCTATTCGATACGGCCGACTCCGACTTCGGGCTGGCGGAAATCTTCACGCCGAACACGTTCGTCGGCAACGACCGGATCGCCGACGCGAACCGTCTGACCGCGGCGATTACCACGCGCTTCATCAACCCGGCCACGGGCGACGAACGCGCGCGCTTCGTGATCGCGCAGCAGTACTACTTCCAGGATCAGCGCGTCACGCTGCTGTCGACGCAGACCAGCACGCAAGCCACGCATTCGGACCTGATCGCGGGTGCGTCGCTCAAGCTCGGGGCCGGTTTCGCGTCGGAAACGGCGTTCCAATATAATGCCGACAACAACCAGTTGACGAAGACCAGTATCGGCTTCGGGTTCAGTCCGGCGAGCGGCAAGGTGATCAACGTCGCGTATCGCTACACCCGCGCCAACACCACGCTGGACAACCAGCCGATCAACCAGGTGCTGATTTCGGGGCAGTGGCCGCTGACGCACCGTGTGTACGGGGTGGGTCGTTTCAATTACGACCTGGGCGGGCATCGGGTCGTCGACGGCCTGGTCGGCCTGCAATACGACGCCGACTGCTGGACGCTCGGCGCCGGGATCCAGCGCTACGCGAACGGTCTGAATACGTCGGGGCAGAATCAGTCGAGCACGCGGTTTCTCGCGCAGTTGACGTTCAAGGGCTTGTCGAGCGTCGACAACGGGCTGATTTCCGCGTTCCGCAGCAGCGTGGCGGGCTATACGCCGTTGCCGCCGCCGCCGCCGCCGGAAGCGCGTTTCACCAATTACGAATGACGCTCGCCCGATCATTCATAGCATGCGAAAAGACGGGCCAGGCGCGCCCGACATCATTGGAGTATCTGTGGCAATCATGAAAAAGCTTCGCTTGGCAACGCTTGCGGCCGGTCTCGCCGCCGCGGCGTCTTTCCTGTCGGTAGCGCCGGTTCAGGCGCAGGCGTTGTCCGGCAATCGCGGCCAGACGGTCGACACCATTGCCGCAGTCGTCAACAACGGTGTCATCACGCGGCGCGAGCTCGACGAGCGCATCGGCCTGATCGCCCGCCGGCTGAACCAGCAGAACGCGCCGGTCCCGCCGATGGACCAGTTGCGTCAGCAGGTGCTCAACCAGATGGTGCTGGAACGCATCCAGTTGCAGAAGGCGAAAGAAGACGGCATCAGCATCGACGACGCCACCGTGCAAAAAACGCTGGAGCGGCTCGCGCAGGCGAACAACCTGACACTCGACACGTACCGTGCGCGCATCGAGGCGCAAGGCGTGCCCTGGACCACCTTCACGAGCGACGCGCGCACCGAACTCACGCTCTCGCGTTTGCGTGAGAAGGAAGTGGACAGCAAGGTGACGGTCTCGGACGCCGAGGTCGCGAACTACATCGCCAGCCAGCGCGGACCGAACGCCGGCCTGACGAGCGATCTGCACCTTCAGCACATCTTCCTGAAGGCGCCGCTGAACGCCTCGGAAACCGACATCGAAGCCGCGCAGAAAAAGGCGCAGGCCCTGCTTACCGAAGCCAAGGGTGGCGACAACTTCGAAAAGCTGGCGAAGTCGAATTCGCAAGCGCCGGATGCGTCGAAAGGCGGCGATACGGGTTTCCAGTCGCCGTCCAAGCTGCCGCCTGAGTTCGTCAAGGCCGCCTCGGCGCTGCGCCCGGGCGAGGTCAATCCGGAGCTGATCCGCACCAACGACGGCTTCGAAATCGTGCGCCTCGTCGATCGCCGCGCAGGCCAGGGCGCCAGCTCCGATGCACCGAAGCTCGTACAGACGCACGTTCGCCACATTCTGCTGCGCGTCGGCGATGGCATGTCCGAGCCGCAAGCGCGTCAGAAGCTGCTCGAAATCAAGAGCCAGATCGCCGGAGGCGGCGACTTCGCGAAATTTGCCCACACCTACTCGCAAGACGGTTCGTCGTCGCAAGGCGGCGACCTCGGCTGGATCAGCCCGGGCGAGACGGTGCCGGAATTCGAGCGCGCCATGAACAACCTGCAGGACGGTCAGATCAGCGACCCGGTGCGCAGCGAATACGGCTATCACCTGATTCAGGTGCTGGGCCGCCGCGAATCGGAAGGCTCGGTTTCGCAGCAGATGGACCTGGCGCGTCAGGCAATCGGTCAGCGCAAGGCGGAACAGGCCTACGCCGACTGGCTGCGCGAACTGCGCGACACCGCCTACGTGGAAGTGAAGCCGGCTCTGACGAGCGCACAATAACCACCATGACAACCGCCGCGCAATCCGCCAGCCTTCCGTTGCAGATCGCGATCACGACCGGCGAGCCTGCCGGCGTCGGTCCCGAGTTGACCGTGCAGGCGCTGGCGGGCGCGGCAGCGCATTGGCCCGGAGTACAGTTCACCGTGCTGGGCGATGCGGATTTGCTGGCTGAACGCGCGCACGCGGTAGGCGTCGATTGGTCTGCGCTGGTGGCGGGCGGCAAGCGCGTGCAGGTGGCGCATCGGCCGCTTGGCGCGCCTTCGCTGGCCGGCAAGCTGGACGCCGCCAATGGCCGCTACGTGCTCGATCTGCTCGACAGCGCGATCGACGGCGCCATGGCCGGCACGTTCGACGCTATCGTGACGGCACCGCTGCAAAAAAGCACCATCAACGACGCTGGTGTGCCGTTTACCGGCCACACGGAATATCTTGCCGAGCGTACGCACACGCCGCGCGTGGTGATGATGCTGGCCGGCGCTGGCAAGCGTCCGTTGCGCGTCGCACTCGCCACCACGCATCTGCCGCTCAAGGACGTCTCCGCCGCGCTGACGATCGAAGGTATCGTCGAGACGCTGCGCATCGTCGATCACGATTTGCGCCACCACTTCGGTCTGCCCGCGCCGCGTATCCTCGTGACGGGTCTGAACCCGCATGCGGGCGAAAACGGTTACCTGGGCCGCGAGGAAATCGAGGTGATTTCTCCGGCGCTGAAACTCGCGAACGAGCAAGGCATCGACGCACCCGGCCCCTATCCGGCGGACACCTTGTTCCAGCCGCGTTATTTGGAGCAGGCCGACTGCGTGCTGGCCATGTTCCACGACCAGGGCCTGC includes the following:
- the murU gene encoding N-acetylmuramate alpha-1-phosphate uridylyltransferase MurU, translating into MTMSLKKAMIFAAGRGERMRPLTDTCPKPLLEVGGKPLIVWQIERLARAGFQTIVINHAWLGERIEAALGDGSRWGVQLRYSAEHEALETAGGIAHALPLLEDDDAGEVFAAIAGDVYADFDYATLNAHVDTLKALPEPGMHLVMVANPAFHPNGDFGLIDGVLSLDAQPRLTFGSIALYDTRMFRDLPSGTRRALTPYYRETIARGLASGELYEGLWENVGTAAQLQSLDQRLSAR
- a CDS encoding aminoglycoside phosphotransferase family protein, with translation MTLLPAKNATQDSSDSRLELLKAWLNARAARYALDLDTLAPASSDASFRRYFRVAGKAVEGESAGTLIAVDAPPPEKCREFVQVAQLLDTAGVHVPRVLEVDFDTGFMLVTDLGTDSYLGALTGAQSGDDPRRARTLMRDALDALIRWQLTSREGVLPPFDEAFLRREMELMPEWFIGRHLGREVDEKTRALLDRTFALLIASARAQPQVFMLRDFMPRNLMVAAAPKLAPSPLNPGVLDFQDAVYGPITYDVASLLRDAFLGWDEEFELDCFVYYWERAKKAGLPVDPDFGEFYRQLEWMGLQRHIKVLGLFCRINYRDSKPHYMKDLPRFIGYARKVAERYALLRPFAKLLDDLEGRANEVGYTF
- a CDS encoding LPS-assembly protein LptD — translated: MPPRQLSQTTPSCAVVPRKRRLVAALIAVPGLMPALAHAQLVGEAAQPQPIDAPWGMQLAPQLEEHPLQAGQKAATFVLGDTASGTTDQDMAAKGSAEVRRNTFVIKADALHYDQDTDMADAYGRVHLNNNGATFAGPEAHMRVDSSEGYMSAPKYHFNVTGGSGSAERVDLLDNERSVFTKGTYTACACADNPAWYIKGSEFDFDTGADEGVAYNSVLFFQGVPVFASPWLSFPLSGERRSGVLPPTFSLSSSNGFELSVPYYFNIAPNRDLTVTPRLISKRGVQLQSTFRYLSPTYSGSITGEFLPDDHLTKTNRYALYIQHNQNFGNGFGGYIYYNKVSDNTYPEDLSSSVSQFMNGTQLLYQQEAGLTYNNGPWSVLAREQHWQTLTPSVAPYGREPQLNVKYAKYNVGGFDYGAEADYTNFRITTADATQGQRVMFNPYLSYSVVGPGYFVTPKVQWHFASYNLNNIGTDVPSGTPKNFTESIPTLSFDTGLIFDRSVRIFGEDYIQTLEPRLYYVYTPYRNQASAPLFDTADSDFGLAEIFTPNTFVGNDRIADANRLTAAITTRFINPATGDERARFVIAQQYYFQDQRVTLLSTQTSTQATHSDLIAGASLKLGAGFASETAFQYNADNNQLTKTSIGFGFSPASGKVINVAYRYTRANTTLDNQPINQVLISGQWPLTHRVYGVGRFNYDLGGHRVVDGLVGLQYDADCWTLGAGIQRYANGLNTSGQNQSSTRFLAQLTFKGLSSVDNGLISAFRSSVAGYTPLPPPPPPEARFTNYE
- a CDS encoding peptidylprolyl isomerase, translated to MAIMKKLRLATLAAGLAAAASFLSVAPVQAQALSGNRGQTVDTIAAVVNNGVITRRELDERIGLIARRLNQQNAPVPPMDQLRQQVLNQMVLERIQLQKAKEDGISIDDATVQKTLERLAQANNLTLDTYRARIEAQGVPWTTFTSDARTELTLSRLREKEVDSKVTVSDAEVANYIASQRGPNAGLTSDLHLQHIFLKAPLNASETDIEAAQKKAQALLTEAKGGDNFEKLAKSNSQAPDASKGGDTGFQSPSKLPPEFVKAASALRPGEVNPELIRTNDGFEIVRLVDRRAGQGASSDAPKLVQTHVRHILLRVGDGMSEPQARQKLLEIKSQIAGGGDFAKFAHTYSQDGSSSQGGDLGWISPGETVPEFERAMNNLQDGQISDPVRSEYGYHLIQVLGRRESEGSVSQQMDLARQAIGQRKAEQAYADWLRELRDTAYVEVKPALTSAQ
- the pdxA gene encoding 4-hydroxythreonine-4-phosphate dehydrogenase PdxA, which gives rise to MTTAAQSASLPLQIAITTGEPAGVGPELTVQALAGAAAHWPGVQFTVLGDADLLAERAHAVGVDWSALVAGGKRVQVAHRPLGAPSLAGKLDAANGRYVLDLLDSAIDGAMAGTFDAIVTAPLQKSTINDAGVPFTGHTEYLAERTHTPRVVMMLAGAGKRPLRVALATTHLPLKDVSAALTIEGIVETLRIVDHDLRHHFGLPAPRILVTGLNPHAGENGYLGREEIEVISPALKLANEQGIDAPGPYPADTLFQPRYLEQADCVLAMFHDQGLPVLKYATFGEGINITLGLPIIRTSVDHGTALDLAGTGRADSGSLIAAIDTAVSMAKHRRAG